CTGGTAACTTGAACAAGAATATGCAAGCAAAATCTCCTCCCCCCATGAACTTAGGAATGAATAACCGTAAACCAGATCTCCGGGTTCTTATTCCACCTGGCAGCAAGAACACGATGCCATCAGTGGTAAATGCAAcactacattttaaataaatatggatAATGTTTTGTATATGTTTTGCTGTTTTTGCGGTTGCCTAACTTTATGAATTGCCAGGGTTCTCCCAGAAAATTAATGCATCAGTGCTACTCATGGGGTCCTGTTTGTATTCAGCTGTTATTTCTAGTAATCGGGTTGCATTTCCCTTTTCTATATAAAAAAGAACCACATCTAGTAAACTCCACGAAAGGACTGATGTTCTGAGAAAAGGAAAGCGTTTCCTCTTAGGGCTTTCAATTTATAGgtagaaaaaaatccagattcaACCATTGGTCAAGCCATATGTCCTCTAAGCAGAGCAGAGGTACTTCATAGCATAATATTTTTACAATATCGAGCTATTTATGTCCTCAAGGTGCTGACAGTGAAAGATACTTTCTATAATTTCTAAACGAACTTTCTCTGGTTAATTGGCGATTCCTTTTCTATGTGCATTGCGATGATTACCTGCTGCATGTCACACCAGGGCACTGCCTCAATTCATCTTTCCACATGTATAGTTCATGGAAGTAGCTACCTACGTAAAGCAATTCTGTTAAAAATCTTAGGCATGTTGAGGACAAAGGTTACATTTTACATCAAAAAAGAGTTGTAGCACttctaagaaaaaatacatagatataaaatataaattcaaatagactctttcacttttctttcttctggctctGCATGCAAAAGAAGATGATATTGTGGAACCAAACTTAACAACAAAGAGACATCAGTGTTCTCAAAATTAGCTTTGCTTAAGAGCAAAAACGTTTAGAACCAAGATTCAGTAGACAAATTTAGATCATTctgcaaacacatttttttttctgtctctgctctGTGGCAAGCTTCAGGGTAAAACAGTCCTGAGAGCTGATTAGTTTATTATGGCACAGTGCAGATTAATTTTGAATATcaaccaaaaaaaatcacataatatgCAGCGTTCCCTTTGGAAAAGACTGGGTCTAATAAATATAACCTCCCACCGGGCTATAGCCAAGCAGTGTGGGCTGTGCATGGCTGGCTGTCTCTATCAGCAGATTTATTTCAGGTCCCTTAAAACTGATGCTTTCCCAGAGATTCTGTGAAGCCATTCAGGTCTCTCTCTGGCAGCCAGGTGTGGCTCCCTGTTCCTCCGATGAGTGGGGTTTCAAAGtatagcctttatttatttatttttccaaaatgtggTAATGAAATAATGAACATTGAGACACTGACCTGGGCTGAAAACTGGATAGATTGTCTTCACATTTGAAACAACAGCTCATTAAGGGAAACAAAGAATGTCTTTGTAAGGAGTTATCTTTGGAGTCTGGgttttaaaactgttaaaattgtTGTGCCTATCGGAAGATGCTTTTCCTATTGTTGAAGATATTTTGCCcagttataaatatttacaaacactaattagtaaaactccTTCCCCATGCTCTCAGTCTGAGGATGTCGACCTGCTTTTGGTAAGTGGTGAGAGTCCTTCCCTTAAATGTCATGTGCAAAGCTACTTTTAGGTGGAGGTGGTAGATCCGACGAAATTAGAAGATTTAGGATATTACCACCGTGTGTCAGTGTCAACTATGTTTAAATACCATTAATTTCTAGTATCCTTCATGGGTAAAAAGGATGTCAGGTTATTTTTTCTGTCCCAGCCTCTCTGTAAATGAAGGCCATAAGTTCCATATTTTAGGACTTAATTTATAGTAAAattcaaacacacaaaaaaatatttcttttattgttttaagttaagattttttttctaagaacaaAAGTCTCATGATCTTAAGTTTATGTGGATTTTTAATCTCCTTGTAAGGAGTTAAATATATGCACTAGCTGGTTTGCCATCTAGTTTGAGGGAAGTTTAGAAGAATCTGAAGAAAGTGGTCAGAGCACCACCTGCTGGTGAGAATATAATATGAATCCCTACCCATTTGTTCTCTGCTGTACGTAGAACTGAGCATAAAAACTACCAtggttgattttaattttttaaaaatttgcatttgaATAAAACTGAAACAATGGAAGTACTGTATACATATTTCATCAGTTTTCAACATAGGCTGTTTTTACCCATAATAAAGCTATGGTACTTGTTACTAGTTCAGTTGCCTAGGAGATACTGATGTAATGGGTTACTATGGCAACAGCTGGTCTCTTGAAGGATCGTAAATGATAGGGTTGGCAGAGTTCATAGAGACACATGTTAAGTGATTAATTTCATGAGATTTGTACCAAGTTATCTCTTTATGTGCAAAACTAATACtgaaacagaatatttttaactttttaaaaaattccatcaataatgtccttttatttactttaaaagaatCAAAGGATAAATAACTCCCAGTCTGCTCAGTCATTGGCTACCCCAGTGGTTTCCGTAGCAACTCCTACTTTACCAGGACAAGGAATGGGAGGATATCCATCAGCCATTTCAACAACATATGGTACCGGTGAGTATCCTTGCCATGTGCAATTAGTACCctaaatactttttattaaaaagcaagatgaaaaagttatCATCTTTTACACTATTTACAGGCTTTGCTTAGTACCTGTAGTGTAAAGAGCACTATACCATTACCTACTCCTTACTATTACAAAGTCAGCATccacagttttctttcttaagtGACTGGAAGTTTTATTTACCCAACCTGAGTTCAAAATAGAAGAGCAATTTCAAAGAAATTGAGCTATTGTTCTTTGATGTCATAAAAAGCTCAGTTTCTTGggcttgtttaaaaaaattgtatatcaTCAAATACGTATATACTTTTATGCCAGATTATGGTTCTGATAAACTAGAATTACAGGTTATACTACTTGAAAGATTTAAAAGAACCCTTCATTTTATTATATAGTATGTTCCTTTTAGATTACAATTATCCCTGATGTTTTatctccctcttccccccaaaATCAGGAAAATTATAACAGCGGTAATACTCAGAATAGTTTAGAAATAGGAAAAGGTTGTTCTGTGTACCATTTGATGATTTCTCCATTAAGTGTTTCCTCCTGTTGTTTTCTGCCTTCCTCTAGAGTACTCTCTGAGCAGTGCGGACCTGTCATCTCTGTCTGGGTTTAACACGGCCAGCGCTCTCCACCTTGGCTCAGTCACCGGCTGGCAACAGCAGCACCTGCATAACATGCCCCCATCCGCCCTCAGTCAGTTGGGGTaagcaattttatctttttatgataTGCTTTTAGGgtacattttaaatgataaatggCAATCTCTGAATATGTGTTTTAAGCCCCATTAAAATTCTACTTTATCAAATCAGAAAGCAATTTTTAGATAAACACCTGGCGAGTAGCTTAAACGTTGTATACCTTCTTCTTTAAGAACTCCGTAATAATGAGGTAAATTCTTACTGTTTCAGACCACATTTTTCCACTTCTATCAATGATTGAATTTTTGTCTAATTTTCACACAGTTCGTGAGGAACATTAGAAAGTGTTTATAAGTTCTTTAAGTTTTTGAGATGTTTGAGAATATTTCCCATTTAGTGTAAACCATATAGTTAATTTTCATATTAACCTAATGCTCATAGGATCAACCATTCAACTGACATACAGCcttcatatattatataaatattgatATGTTAACTCATAGTGCAGTTGTGTATTTATAGATATGTTATGAAAACATATATATCTATCTACAATACTAATTAGTACATAACAATACTAATTACCTAAATTTGggtataaaaatttttgttgttttcagaaGTCAGAGGATGTCTCTTTCTGCCCCCTTGTGGTAGTTTCCAGATATGTAATTATCATAGATGTGACTCCTGTCAAACCTTAAAAAGCCCTGAATTCACAGTTCACACTCcttcatataaaacaaataggtattaaaaaaaaaaaaagtttaaaacatgaATCAAGGACATGAATTTAGTTTAATTAGTAACTACAAAACTGTAATTAATCTCCAAAGGAGAATACCAGTgtgacataaaatatttaaagataataaGTCTTTAGATTTTAGAAACATTCTATATGCTTAGCcctcttttacttttctgtagAGCCATTGGTTATAGTTAAATAGTGAGCTATCTCAGTTAACTGCTTCCTATCTATATTTCTAAAGtgatagaagaaaacattgattAGCATAAAAGTCACTGATTGATACCAcaactttatttctctttgacgctctctctccctctaccACTAGCTTTCAACACTAGGTCGATTTAACATAGGTTAGTGATTTAACTATGGAATCTTTGCCCATTCACCATGTGCTAATGTGTGCCCTCCTCACTGATGGCTGTCACGAAAATCTTAACCTTTCatgtaaatagtaaaataaactCACATAACATTGTTGCTCTGCTTTCTTAGAAGATAGTTACCTTTGAAGATGTATTAACTGTTGATCAGcaacagaatttatttcttgAGAGCGCAAATCTTCTCTAGAATGTCAACTATTTAAAGTTGCAAAGCAAGGTGGGCAGTGGTCAGGGACATGTGAAAACGAACTGCCCCTGCCCCCCATTGGTACGCTACTGTTTTTAAGTAGACACTAATTGCAGTAACTTTTTCAGGTAATTATCACTAAATACACAGTACCATCCAGGCAATTTTAAAGCGTGTACACACAGCATTTAATTGCTGTGGCTTAGCTGTGAATCCACTGAACAtgatttttgtcaaaaaaaaattaattgtattggTCATTTTTCACAAACTTCATTCATTTCAGGTCTAGATTTTTCTAGAAATTATTAAAGTCAGAAGCCATATTTTCTCTAACTgtggctttcttttgttttcaatggcACCTGATAATTTGCGTTTTTACATATaaacacatgtatttatatattttaactatACTACAATTTTGAAACTCTCTTCTACTACCTGGGGAAACCAATTCTCTGCTGCCCCTAATAGAGGCTTCAGTAAATGAGACAGGAGTGACACCCTGGCCGGCAGAGGAGCTGAATCACAGCAGCAAGGATGGCGCGTTTTGTTCAGTGCCCAGTTTCTCCCAGCACTGAATCTCATTGCGCACAGAGTTTTGATTTCACCAAATCACTTCCATTATCCTTCAACGATGGTGTGAACCTTCCAGACCTTCCAATTCtggctctcttttctctctcccctgtctcttaccctcaccctctctctgcttctctctctctctctctctctctctctctctctctctctctctctctctctctctcacacacacacacacacacacacacacacacaaacacagagcaGCTTTTTCAAAAGGAGTTTCCCTCAAATGGACCACTTCATGTTGACACAATGAAACAgtaaacagttttttaaaaataaaaatcccaagtTGCAATAATTACATAAATGGAATGAGCTTCCTTAATTTCTTACAGTGTAAATCAATTGAATCAGGCCAAATCAGGCTAAAGTTATCTCACAGACTCAGGTGGCCTCACATTCTTTTTGGATAGAGGACAGTTTTCAAAGCAAAAGGTGGAATGCATTTCAGCTCCACTCAAGTACACACAAGCTCAAGATAGTTACTACAGTTCTATCACAAAATTGCAAAAGCATAACAGAGTATATACTCTGTCCACAAAAATCCATTGTGATCTTTGAAGCTCTAGTCTTCAAAACTATATTTTACAAACTAGGTCTCTAACTAAGTTAGATGAGCAGCATAGATTGATTTGATGCAGGGAGACACAACTGGTAGTGAAACTTGCCATTGAGAGCTAATGAAAGTCATTCGAATACTATACTAATATTTGAGAAAATGACCCTCAAGTGTGGGGTGGTTTTCCTCAACTACCAACTCTAAAAAGGACAATGTGGTTTCTGGAAGCATTTCCGTACATCATCCATGTGGATGTGGGTGTTCAGTACATGCAGAGGGCAATAACTCTGCGGAGGGATGACTTTTCAAAGGTTAGGTTAAATATAGTTGATAGTCTAATTTCCAGGAGgaggcagtaaaaaaaaaaaaaattgaataaaactatccagtcatgtttgacttctgaacAATCATGACAAAGGGTAGGTGTTTTCCCAGTGCAAAGGCATCCGTAATAGATGAAAACTTGGACAGAACTAGACTTCATATGTGCAAGGTGCGTGGTCCACCTTccacctccccacccacctcTTTGTCACCCACTCACTCACATGAAGTATTTCACAATTATCTGtatattttattctcaaaaacaAGTAGACCGACCTGTGTATAATGAACCACGCGTATTGACCGTTAGGTGATTCGAAGGCTCCTTACTCTTTTTAAGAAAACACTTCTTTGTTAATGGAGACTAGCCATTCTGTGTTGTATCCTGTGTCACCATATAATGAAACTGAGTCTAAGATATCACTTACATTTTATGTCTGTGGATTTAATCCCCAGAACCACTCAAGTTGTTCTGCTTCATGTATGTTTTTGGCTAGTCTATTTCGAGGAAGGGATAACCGCTAATTGTTCAACATCTTTGATGGGACAGCTGCAGCTAAACCTGTATAAACCAGGTGACATAGGGAGGTGAAACAAACAAATGATGATGAAGCTTGCAGAAACCGCATCAACTGCTTACACTGGTCCAACTTACCcaaattcttttctaattttctggGTTACCCTGCCTGTGAAGACACGTCTAAATGTCAGAGGGCAGGCCAATGTATTTATTGATACTTTATTTTCAGGCCCCTAAAAGACATTCATTATTAAATAGCTGTGTGACTCACAGCAGAAGCGTTTAATTAAATTTTAGTGAAATGGTCTTTCTTACCCAGAGCCAGGAAAATTCTTTCTTCCAGAAATCAAAAGATGATTTCCTCTAACATCAAAATGAATCATTAAGTAACTTTGAACCAAGATAAAATAGTCTGCCATTGTGGATCCTTTTGAAATACAGGtgttccctctccctccttattATAATATCTTCTTGACTTAGAGATTATTTAATTAGaactcttgaaaaaatagtaaactAAAATAGACTATAAATATAACAATAAATTACAAGTAAATAGCTCCTAGTATAAACAGGTAATTGAAAATCAGATGCACTCAATGTAGTATCTTGATATCAAGGCTGAAACTGCTTTGAGTTTATAAGatcataaaagcagaaaaagaaaggcttattaaggaaacaaataattctccttcatattattcTCTGCATTAGCTCTCTATTAATAAGAGAAGGAAAGTAATTCTTTGCCAGTAGGTGGTGCTTTTGTATAAAACATCACTCAAAGATAAACTCATTTCTGACTAATTTTATATCTCTGTACATCTGGGGTTTGTATTGCTCCTCCCAAAACGCCAGGCCCGTGTTACTCCACATTTTCCTGTGAAGTACATACCCATTCCCTCCTGCCCCTTCATGGCGTTGGATGCAGTGTAATTACATATTACACTGCATTGGAAAGCAGTGTAATTACATACATTAGTCAGTAGGGCTGCTTTCCTTTGTTTAATATGGGTGTGTCTGTAAGGGTAAATCTTTACTGCGACTCTCCTTAATAAGAGAGACTCCTGTACTCTCTTGACAATATAGTCAGGTAATGCTGACTCTAGCCGTGGATGTCAGGGTAATCAGAATGtaggaacaaaaaaaaagcatcttaAAATTGATGCCAGCCATGTTACTATGGTTTATCCTGATCAAAGTCGTTGTGATTGCTAATCTACACTTAAGGGCTTAATGCTTTTCTCTCCAGAATTTCAAGTATCTAAATTCTCCCACATTTTAGAAGAAGGGCAAATTATGCTCTCTGGGAATATATGAGGATTAAGGATTATAAACACACTAAAATCACACTGTATCCTTCTGGGCAACAACCTTTCCTTAGGCTACAGCAGATTCATCAACTCAGGCCAATTATAAATAAGAGGAGTGGCATCCTAAGATCCCATCAGGGAGCGACTTAACAATAGTGAAGTTGAGGTGATTATGGAAAAGAAACGGTATTTTCATCTCACGCAAATGAGGATGAATAAACTCAAATTATTTATCAGTTTTAGTAGGGTAGAAAGTTGAAGTGTTTCTAAATCAATATTTAAGCATTCCTCAGAGAATTTTCAGTCTCCCTCCTCGGTCCCCTATTTTCTGTTCTGCCAAGCTCTTTCCGACAAAGAGAGTTCTTTTGTAGCACAGGATGAgtaatattcatttgaaatttgaACTCTCTTCGCTTTTTCTGAAGACTGTGTAGCTTCATTTGTATGTGCTTATTAATTGGAGGGAAACGTTTATATCGGTAATCTTTTATAAATCGTTTTCAAACACTTGGTAAATCCAAAGAGTCTTATTCCAAAGCTAAACACTGTATCTAAAGACttggaaatttaaattttgaaaatttgtctGGGGAGAAATTCCAGGGCCACAGAAGAatgctttttctatgttttaaactTTTCTGAAACAGTAACCTGTGTGTGTAGAGAGGCAGTCAGACACCAGAGATAGGAGTCCCAAGGCCTGGACCAGCTTGGTACAGTAATTGCTACTGGGCAAATCAACAAAGGCTAAATCGCTCTGAGAAAGCGACGCCTCCAAGTGCCTCCAAGCAGTTCTCCGCACCCTGGGCGTGCTCTGGTGTCTACACGAGTCTTTAAGCTGATGTTTGATGTAATTGTGAGTTCCTGGGGCCTCCAGGCCTCCTTCATCTGTAACTGGGTTTCCTTTCCTCCTACAGAGCTTGCACTAGCACTCATTTATCTCAGAGTTCAAATCTCTCCCTGCCTTCTACTCAAAGCCTCAACATCAAGTCAGAACCTGTTTCTCCTCCTAGAGACCGTACCACCACCCCTTCGAGATACCCACAACACACGCGCCACGAGGCGGGGAGATCTCCTGTTGACAGCTTGAGCAGCTGTAGCAGTTCGTACGACGGGAGCGACCGAGAGGATCATCGGAACGAATTCCACTCCCCCATTGGACTCACCAGACCTTCGCCGGACGAAAGGGAAAGTCCCTCAGTCAAACGCATGCGACTCTCTGAAGGATGGGCGACATGATCAGATTATtacttaatagttttttttttttcttgcagtgtgtgtgtgtgctatacCTTAATGGGGAAGGGGGGTCGATATGCATTCTATGTGCcgtgtgtggaaaaaaaaaagtcaggtacTCTGTTTTGTAAAAGTACTTTTAAATTGCCTCAGTGATACAGTATAAAGATAAAACAGAAATGCTGAGATAAGCTTAGCACTTGAGTTGTACAACAGAACACTTgtacaaaatagattttaaggcTAACTTCTTTTCACTGTTGTGCTCCTTTGCAAAATGTATGTTACAATAGATAGTGTCATGTTGCAGGTTCAACGTTATTTACATGTAAATAGACAAAAGGAAACATTTGCCAAAAGCGGCAGATCTTTACTGAAAGAGAGAGCAGCTGTTATGCAACATATAGAAAAATGTATAGATGTTTGGACAGACCCGGTAATGGGTGGCCATTGGTAAATGTTAGGAACGCACCAGGTCACCTGACATCCCAAGAACGCTCACAAACCTGCAGGCATATCATTGGTGTATGGCACTCATTAAAAAGGATCAAAGACCATTAAAAGAGGACcatacctatttaaaaaaaaaaaaaaagtgaagtttgAGGGCTAAcgtatttaattaaataaataaataaatctgggtCTGCATctcttattaaataaaaatataaaaatatgtacattacattttgcttattttcatatAAAAGGTAAGACAGAGTTTGCAAAGCATTTGTGGCTTTTTGTAGTTTACTTAAGCCAAAAtgtgttttttcccccttgaTAGCTTCGCTAATATTTTAAACAGTCCTGTAAAAAACCAAAAAGGACTTTTTGTATAGAAAGCACTACCCTAAGCCATGAAGAACTCCATGCTTTGCTAACCAAGATAACTGTTTTCTCTTTGTagaagttttgtttttgaaatgtgtatttctaattatataaaatattaagaatcttttaaaaaatctgtgaaaTTAACATGCTTGTGTATAGCTttctaatatatataatattatggTAATAGCAGAAGTTTTGTTATCTTAATAGCGGGTGGGGGGTATATTTGTGCAGTTGCACATTTGAgtaactattttctttctgttttcttttactcTGCATACATTTTATAAGTTCAAGGTCAGCTGTCAAAAGGATAACCTGTGGGGTTACAACATATCACATTGCAACACcctaaattgtttttaatacatGAACAATCTATTGGGTCAACTGACGTCCATTGTATATACTAATTAGTTTCTTtcatgctattttttgttgttgttttttgcatttttatcaaATGCAGGGCCCCTTTCTGATCTCACCATTTCACCATGCATCTTGGAATTCAGTAAGTGCATATCCTAACTTGCCCGTACTCTAAATCATCTGGTTGGTTTTCAGCCTAGAATTTGATATGCTTTTTTGAAATACGCCCAGAATAGAGAAGCTGTGGTGGGGCATGTGTCCTGCAAATATGGCCCTAGAAACAAGTGATATGGAGTTAACTTGGTGAATAAATTACAAATTCCcacagaagaaaaatgtgaaagacTGGGTGCTAGCCAAGAAGGAAGCAGGTAAAGGGATAGTTGCTTTGTCATccgtttttaattattttaactgaCCCTTAACAATCTTGTCAGCAATATAGGACTGTCGAACAACCCGGTGTGTCAGGACCCCCAATGTCACTTCTGCATAAAGCATGTATGtcatctattttttcttcaataaagaGATTTAATAGCCATTTCGAGAAATCCCATTAAAGAACCTCTCTATGtccctttctgtaatttttcaagaaaacatGATTCTTGCCTAATATTCGTCTATAAGGGATTTATTTCCAGACCCTTTAAAAAGCgagtgccattaaaaaaaaaagttgatatatattgtttaaaagatatttcagtctaggaatgatttttcttctcttggaAGGTGAAGATCTGTCGATTCATCTCTGATTGTACACCTTGACATTCACAGCAAAGAAGGTACAGACAGTAACATCAACCCTGCTATATCAGGTGTAGGGTGTTTCttatccgtttttttttttttttttttcttttccttgcttagTTGCTCTGTGTTTCTCCTTGTAAAAGGCTGCCGCTGGGTGGCAGAAACCAAGAGACCTTATGAACGAGGCTATATTTTTCTTAACTTGATCTGAAATCCACAATTTGACCACAATGCACCTTTGGTTGTGTCCAGATAGGATGCTAGCCTGCCTTGTACTAATGTTTtatatactaaaaacaaaaacaaaaaaatctatcaaCCATTTCATATATATCCCACTACTCAAGGTATCCATGGAACATGAAAGAATGACATTTATACAGAGGAAAAACAGAGAATCACCCctgaaaatacacatacacacacacacacacacacacgagggggcaggggtggggggctgggggtGTGTGAAATCATCTTCCTCACCACAGACTTGATCCCATCCTTGCAACCCAACCTTCTAACGTATAAAATATGCAAACATGTCACAGATGTTCTTTGTCATTTCAAAACACGTTAGTGTATCAATATGAGTAGATACTTACCAATGGGTGGGAAAGAAGGGTcattatatgaaaatatgaagaaatagccatattaatttttttaactgcaGTTTGCCTCGGCAACAAAGAAAAGGTGAATTTCTAATGCTGAAGATAAAGTAAGCTAAAGTACCAGCAGAAGCCGTGGCTATTTATAGCAGTTCTGACAATAGTTTTTTAAGAACAGGAGAAGAACAGAATCACTGGGAAATGGGGGCCAGTCATCTCTTATTCCCACTACTGAACTCATACACAGTGGTGGTAAGTAGCGAAGGGATaatctaagaattttttaaagatgatttagTGAGAAGAAGCACAATTTTGATTGTGATGAGTCACTTTCTGTAAACAATCTCGGTCTATCTTTACCCTTATACCTTATTTGTAACTTACCATTAATTGTATTTGCAAAGCTAGTATGGTTTTTATCATGGAAAATCCTTTGTATTCGGGAGTTTAGGGCAGAGCCCCTAGGGAGTATTATTTCACATAACCCGTCCTCGAGTAACATTGTAGGCAACATTCTTTATTGCAAGTAAAGGAACCATAAGTGGCATTTTACACAGCTGCAAGTATTGTTCTAGCTAATCCAATTTTAAACGATCTTGGGTAATAGTGAGCTTAAATATCGGTAGCAGTGACGCAGTGTACACAAGCTGTACCATCTATATATTGTATGCATTGGTGCGTGGAGGCTgttcaacctttttaaaaattgtgttttttagTAAAATGGCTTATTTTTCTCCCAAAGGTGGAATTTAACATTTTGTAACAATGACTATGAAGATACCTGTCATCCTCAGATTATTGAAAGGTTGACTAAAGTgagaattgtttttaaatttcaagacaCTTAGAATATCTGCCCTGTCACACACTTTTGTATTTGTCTCTTTTAGAGTTGGCATTGTTTTATCCCCCTtatccttttgtttgttttttcagagagTAAATGCTTCatattactttctttaaaaaaaaaaaaagttggtttttttttttttttttaaagaagaagcCACTTGAACCCTCAATAAAGGCTGTTGCCTGAGCATGACATACTTCATCTGTTCTTGTTGGTGCCATCTGCTGTGATGTCGTCACTTACATGGCGTTAATTTCCTGCCACTACAGATCTTTTGAAGATTGCTGGAATACTGGTGTCTGTTAGAATGCTTCAGACTACAGATGTAATTAAAGGCTTTCCTTAATATGTTTTAACCAAAGATGTGGAGCAATCCAAGCCACATATCTTCTGCATTAAATTTGTCCATTTTGGTTTCTTTCATAATCGGGTATTGCATTTTGCCTTCCCTGTTCATACCTCAAATTGATTAATACCTCAGTTTAATTCAGAGAGGTCAGCTAAGTGACGGATTCTGTTGTGGTTTGGGTGCAGTACCAAGTGTTCTCGCGGAGCAAAGTAGACCTGGGTCACTGTAGGCATAGGACTTGGATTGCTTCAGATGGTTTGctgtatcatttttcttctttttctttttctggggaCTTGTTTCCATTGAATGACAGTAATTAAAATAGCTTGTAAATGAGGGCATACAAGCATTTGCAACAAATACTCAAATAGAGGCTCACAGCGGCATAAGCTGGACTTTGTCGCCACTAGATGACAAGATGTTATAACTAAGTTAAACCACATCTGTGTATCTCAAGGGACTTAATTCAGCTGTCTGTAGTGAATAAAAGTGGGAAATTTTCAAAAGTTTCTCCTGCTGGAAATAaggtataatttgtattttgcaGAC
This Nycticebus coucang isolate mNycCou1 chromosome 1, mNycCou1.pri, whole genome shotgun sequence DNA region includes the following protein-coding sequences:
- the MEF2C gene encoding myocyte-specific enhancer factor 2C isoform X2 is translated as MGRKKIQITRIMDERNRQVTFTKRKFGLMKKAYELSVLCDCEIALIIFNSTNKLFQYASTDMDKVLLKYTEYNEPHESRTNSDIVEALNKKENKGCESPDPDSSYALTPRTEEKYKKINEEFDNMIKSHKIPAVPPPNFEMPVSIPVSSHNSLVYSNPVSSLGNPNLLPLAHPSLQRNSMSPGVTHRPPSAGNTGGLMGGDLTSGAGTSAGNGYGNPRNSPGLLVSPGNLNKNMQAKSPPPMNLGMNNRKPDLRVLIPPGSKNTMPSVNQRINNSQSAQSLATPVVSVATPTLPGQGMGGYPSAISTTYGTEYSLSSADLSSLSGFNTASALHLGSVTGWQQQHLHNMPPSALSQLGACTSTHLSQSSNLSLPSTQSLNIKSEPVSPPRDRTTTPSRYPQHTRHEAGRSPVDSLSSCSSSYDGSDREDHRNEFHSPIGLTRPSPDERESPSVKRMRLSEGWAT
- the MEF2C gene encoding myocyte-specific enhancer factor 2C isoform X1; translation: MGRKKIQITRIMDERNRQVTFTKRKFGLMKKAYELSVLCDCEIALIIFNSTNKLFQYASTDMDKVLLKYTEYNEPHESRTNSDIVETLRKKGLNGCDSPDPDADDSVGHSPESEDKYRKINEDIDLMISRQRLCAVPPPNFEMPVSIPVSSHNSLVYSNPVSSLGNPNLLPLAHPSLQRNSMSPGVTHRPPSAGNTGGLMGGDLTSGAGTSAGNGYGNPRNSPGLLVSPGNLNKNMQAKSPPPMNLGMNNRKPDLRVLIPPGSKNTMPSVNQRINNSQSAQSLATPVVSVATPTLPGQGMGGYPSAISTTYGTEYSLSSADLSSLSGFNTASALHLGSVTGWQQQHLHNMPPSALSQLGACTSTHLSQSSNLSLPSTQSLNIKSEPVSPPRDRTTTPSRYPQHTRHEAGRSPVDSLSSCSSSYDGSDREDHRNEFHSPIGLTRPSPDERESPSVKRMRLSEGWAT